The nucleotide sequence GGCTTCTAGAAAATCCAAATCTGTTAGAGCATGACTCATTCACAGAACTCTTGTGGGCAGTAACACATCTAACTGAAGAATTGTCGCTTAGGGATGATCTAAAAAAGTGTACTGGAACAGATTTAAATCATTTGCAGGGAGATATGAAAAGAGCTTATGTAATTTTAATCTATGAGTGGATTGAATATATGGGTCATTTAAAAAACAAATATCCTTACCTATTCTCACTTGCCGTCAGGATGAATCCATTTAATCCAGAAGCTTCAATAGAAATAAAAGAATAAAAAAATTATTTTTTATCTTTTTTGATAATCATAGAGATACAGTTTTGTGGACAGACCATCTTACAGAGTGCACAGCCTACGCATTTTTCAGTATCTACATCATTAAGTTTTGGATTTTTCATTGCATCTGTGGCTCCATCTCTACAAGCTGTGACACATCTTCTGCAGTCTATGCATCTTTCTGTGTCAACATCAGAGTAGACCTCATCAACGTAGTCCAATTTTTCAAGCTCAGTGATCTTTGGTAATGTAATTCCTTTCAAGTCGGCAAGTGAGTCGTATCCGTGCTCTTTCATAAATGTAAGTATGTTTTCATTCCAGCCTTTTACTATGTCAAATCCATACCACATTGCAGCTGTTGCAAGTTGGACTGTGCCGGCTCCCATCATCATATACTCAATTACATTTTCCCATGTATCAATTCCACCGATACCTGAAACATTAATACCTTCTCTTGCAATTTCTCCGACCATTCTAAGTCCTATTGGTCTAACGGCTGGCCCAGAGTATCCTCCAAAGCCTCCTTTGCCCCAAACATCGGGCAATGGATTTCCGGTATTGATATCAACACCAGATAAAACCAAAACAGTATTAATCGCAGATACCCCTTTGGCACCGCCTTTTATTGCTTCTTTTGCAATTGAGGCAATATCAGTTACATTTGGGGTTAGTTTTGTCATGATTGGTATGCTAACAGCTTCTGCTGCTGCCTTTGAAACTTCACTAGTCAATGGACAATCTTGACCTATATATGCTCCCATTGCACTATCTGACATGTGAGGACATGAAACATTAAGTTCTATTATATCTGCACCTTCTGCTTCTACATCTTTTGCAAGCTTTGCCCATTCATCGAGGTCTGTACTTGCCATTATGCTTGCAACAATTGGGGTACCGTGGGTTTTCTTTAATTCTCTTAGTACTTTAAACTCTTTTTTCCACCAGTCAAAGACATAGGTAGAAATATGCTCTATGTTCTGCATTCCAAATAATCTGTTTCTAACTTTTACTCCCTGAAATCTTGGTTTTGGATCGTGGAATTGTCTGTAAGAAATAGTCTTAGTAACTCCACCACCAAATCCAGCTTCTACAGCCCTTTTTATATGATCTGCATCCAAAGTTGGGGGGGCTGAAGAGAGAAGAATCGGACTTTTAAACTCAACACCTAAAAATTCAACACCTAAATCGACCATTAGATCACCTTCCATACTTTAATCCATATACTTGTGGGATAATAGAATATTTTGAACCTGCGGCCCTTTTCAGGAATGAAGGATCGTTTGTAATAAACGGATATGCCCTCCACTTTGAATCAGCCCTAGCAACGATGGCTTTGGAGAATACGTCATTCTTAAGGCCATATGTTATTAAGGCTGTTATAACTCCACCATCTTGACTATGTGGTGATGGATTTTTGGCCCTTGCCGCAACAATCTCAGGTTCTTCCTGATTCTTCAAGAGGATATTCTTGAAAGAATGTGTTCTTGGACAGGACATGTAGCAACATCCACAATCAGGCAAACAACTCCTAATACTGTAGGGCCTCCCATCCTCCAGTATTTCTATATTATAACATGGACATGCAAGGGCGCATGTTCCACATGCTACACAAAGCCCTGGTTGCAAAATTTCTTTTTCTAGGTCCATAAACTTCTTTTTATGTCCTTTCTCAATAAATCCTTCTAAATTATCATCTTTTTCCAAATCTACAAAAGGAAGTTTGAATCCCTTATCTTGAGCAAGTTTGATAGATTTTTTAGCCTGTTTGTTATTTAGATCTATAACCTTATTTAGTGCTTCCATTTGGACGTTTGGCGAGACTTCAATTAAGTCTTGGTCAATAAGTTTCTTGAACAAATCCTTTGCTTCTTTAGTTCTCAAAATTATAGTTGACCATCCTGCCTCTGTCCCCACACTCCCTATAGATATATCTGCAAAATCACCAGTAAAATCCGTACACTGTCTGCAGTTTCCTCTAGCATACTTTGATACTTCTGCTATCTTTCTTGACCTAACTTCTTTGTCTGTATATGCATAGAAAATTCCACTCGAGATATTCATCTTATTGACTTCTTCTAATGGTAAGCCCATATTTTTTTCAACAAAAGATGGTATTGTTTTTGGAGAAAAATTTTCCTTGCAAAATACGGCTATAG is from Methanofastidiosum sp. and encodes:
- the preA gene encoding NAD-dependent dihydropyrimidine dehydrogenase subunit PreA, with the translated sequence MVDLGVEFLGVEFKSPILLSSAPPTLDADHIKRAVEAGFGGGVTKTISYRQFHDPKPRFQGVKVRNRLFGMQNIEHISTYVFDWWKKEFKVLRELKKTHGTPIVASIMASTDLDEWAKLAKDVEAEGADIIELNVSCPHMSDSAMGAYIGQDCPLTSEVSKAAAEAVSIPIMTKLTPNVTDIASIAKEAIKGGAKGVSAINTVLVLSGVDINTGNPLPDVWGKGGFGGYSGPAVRPIGLRMVGEIAREGINVSGIGGIDTWENVIEYMMMGAGTVQLATAAMWYGFDIVKGWNENILTFMKEHGYDSLADLKGITLPKITELEKLDYVDEVYSDVDTERCIDCRRCVTACRDGATDAMKNPKLNDVDTEKCVGCALCKMVCPQNCISMIIKKDKK